A stretch of Paracoccus sp. N5 DNA encodes these proteins:
- the rfbC gene encoding dTDP-4-dehydrorhamnose 3,5-epimerase translates to MQIEKTSLPGVLVLAPRRFGDERGFFSESWNRRTLHEAGLDLPEFVQDNHSLSSACGTLRGMHFQAPPHAQGKLVRCGRGRLFDVAVDIRKGSPTYGRWTGYELSFQNGLQLWIPPGFLHGFVTREPDTEIIYKCSDHYAPDCDGAVAWDTIGIDWGLSGRPILSGKDAEAPALRDFDSPFTYAGPFDYEARL, encoded by the coding sequence ATGCAGATCGAAAAGACCTCGCTTCCGGGCGTCCTGGTCCTTGCTCCCCGGCGTTTCGGCGATGAACGGGGGTTTTTCTCGGAAAGCTGGAACCGGCGGACGCTGCACGAGGCCGGGCTGGACCTGCCCGAATTCGTTCAGGATAACCATTCGTTATCATCGGCTTGCGGCACGCTGCGCGGAATGCATTTCCAGGCGCCGCCGCATGCCCAAGGCAAGCTGGTGCGCTGCGGGCGCGGGCGGCTGTTCGACGTCGCCGTCGACATCCGCAAGGGCAGCCCGACCTATGGCCGCTGGACCGGATACGAGCTGTCATTCCAGAACGGCTTGCAGCTGTGGATCCCGCCGGGCTTTCTGCACGGCTTCGTCACGCGCGAACCGGACACGGAAATCATCTACAAATGTAGCGATCATTACGCGCCGGATTGCGATGGGGCGGTCGCCTGGGACACAATCGGCATCGACTGGGGCCTGTCCGGTCGTCCGATCCTGTCCGGAAAGGACGCCGAGGCCCCGGCATTGCGCGATTTCGACAGCCCCTTCACCTATGCGGGCCCATTTGATTACGAGGCGAGACTATGA
- the rfbB gene encoding dTDP-glucose 4,6-dehydratase, producing the protein MKILVTGGAGFIGSAVVRLAVARGHAVVNLDALTYAANLENVASVADDPHYAFEQVDIRDRAGLDRVLAAHKPDAIMHLAAESHVDRSIDGPGAFIETNVTGTYNLLEAARAHWVGQGRPEGFRFHHISTDEVFGSLGETGQFTEETPYDPRSPYSASKAASDHLVRAWHETYGLPVVLTNCSNNYGPFHFPEKLVPVVILNALHGKPIPVYGDGGNVRDWLYVEDHADALLLVLEKGALGESYNIGGENEARNIDLVRMICAEMDRLRPDAAPHERLISFVTDRPGHDRRYAIDPTRIRTELGWRPSVTVEEGLARTVEWYLANEDWWRPLLTRQGVGQRLGAA; encoded by the coding sequence ATGAAGATTCTGGTTACCGGCGGGGCGGGGTTCATCGGTTCGGCCGTGGTGCGGCTGGCCGTCGCGCGCGGGCATGCGGTGGTGAACCTCGACGCACTGACCTATGCCGCCAATCTGGAAAACGTCGCTTCGGTCGCGGACGACCCGCATTACGCCTTCGAACAGGTCGACATCCGCGACCGCGCGGGCCTGGACCGGGTGCTGGCCGCGCACAAGCCCGACGCCATCATGCACCTGGCCGCAGAAAGCCATGTCGACCGCTCGATCGACGGGCCGGGCGCCTTCATCGAGACCAATGTCACCGGCACCTACAACCTGCTGGAAGCCGCGCGCGCCCATTGGGTGGGGCAAGGCCGGCCCGAGGGCTTCCGCTTCCACCATATCTCGACCGACGAGGTCTTCGGTTCGCTGGGCGAGACCGGGCAGTTCACCGAGGAAACGCCCTACGATCCGCGCAGCCCCTATTCGGCCTCGAAAGCCGCCTCGGATCACCTGGTCCGGGCCTGGCACGAGACCTATGGCCTGCCGGTGGTGCTGACCAATTGCTCGAACAATTACGGGCCCTTCCACTTCCCCGAGAAGCTGGTGCCGGTGGTGATCCTGAACGCGCTGCACGGCAAGCCGATCCCGGTCTATGGCGACGGCGGCAATGTCCGCGACTGGCTCTATGTCGAGGATCACGCCGACGCGCTGCTCCTGGTGCTGGAAAAGGGCGCCTTGGGCGAAAGCTACAATATCGGTGGCGAGAACGAGGCCAGAAACATCGACCTGGTGCGCATGATCTGCGCCGAGATGGACCGGCTGCGCCCCGATGCCGCCCCGCATGAGCGGCTGATCAGCTTCGTCACCGACCGGCCCGGCCACGACCGGCGCTATGCCATCGACCCGACCCGGATCCGCACCGAGCTGGGCTGGCGCCCCTCGGTCACGGTCGAGGAAGGGCTCGCGCGCACCGTCGAATGGTATCTGGCGAACGAGGACTGGTGGCGCCCGCTGCTGACCCGGCAGGGCGTCGGCCAAAGGCTCGGCGCGGCGTGA
- the rfbD gene encoding dTDP-4-dehydrorhamnose reductase, whose protein sequence is MDLLVFGQSGQVAQELARLAPQARFLARAEADLSDPEACAAAIRASGCAAVLNAAAHTAVDRAESEPELAHRINAKAPAAMARACADLGLPFLSISTDYVFDGSGARPWVETDPTGPLGVYGGSKLAGERGIASAGGQWAVLRTSWVFSAHGANFVRTMLRLGRERHELRVVADQHGGPTPAESIARTCLTMLQAMRADPAKGGLYHFAGTPDTTWADFARAIMAGAGLGCRIIDIPTSDYPTPARRPANSRLDCAAILRDFGISRPDWPAGLAKVLQELTA, encoded by the coding sequence ATGGATCTGCTGGTCTTTGGCCAAAGCGGCCAGGTCGCGCAGGAACTGGCGCGGCTGGCGCCGCAGGCGCGGTTCCTGGCCCGCGCCGAGGCCGATCTCTCCGACCCCGAGGCCTGCGCGGCCGCCATCCGGGCCTCGGGCTGCGCGGCGGTGCTGAACGCCGCCGCCCATACCGCCGTCGATCGCGCCGAATCCGAACCCGAGCTTGCGCATCGCATCAATGCCAAGGCGCCCGCCGCCATGGCCCGCGCCTGCGCCGATCTGGGGCTGCCCTTTCTCAGCATCTCGACCGATTACGTCTTCGACGGCTCGGGCGCGCGGCCCTGGGTCGAGACCGATCCGACCGGGCCGCTGGGCGTCTATGGCGGCTCGAAACTGGCCGGCGAGCGCGGCATCGCAAGCGCCGGCGGGCAATGGGCGGTGCTGCGCACCTCCTGGGTCTTTTCCGCCCATGGCGCGAATTTCGTCAGGACCATGCTGCGGCTGGGGCGCGAGCGGCACGAATTGCGCGTCGTCGCCGACCAGCACGGCGGCCCGACCCCGGCCGAGTCCATCGCGCGCACCTGCCTGACCATGTTGCAGGCGATGCGCGCCGACCCGGCCAAGGGCGGGCTTTACCATTTCGCCGGCACCCCCGACACGACCTGGGCCGATTTCGCCCGCGCCATCATGGCCGGGGCGGGTCTCGGCTGCCGCATCATCGACATTCCCACCTCGGACTATCCGACACCGGCGCGACGCCCGGCGAATTCCCGCCTGGATTGCGCCGCCATTCTGCGGGACTTCGGCATCAGTCGCCCCGACTGGCCGGCCGGTCTC